The Caldisericum exile AZM16c01 region TCTCATATTAAAATCAATGTGCCTTAATGTTGCACACTCCTGCAACTTTGGATGTCTTTATTGCTTTGCAAAAAAGGGCAATTATGGCGGATCTGATGCCTTGATGAGTTTTGATGTAGCAAAGGCTGCGATTGATTTTCTTGCAAAAAATTCATCAGGACGCGTTACTCTTGAAGTTGATTTCTTTGGAGGGGAGCCCCTCCTCAATTTTGAGGTTGTAAAGAAAACGATAGAGTATGCAAAAGAAACTTATAAGAATAAAAAATGGCGATTCACAATAACAACAAACGGAAGCATTCTAACAGATGAGATTGAAAAGTTTCTCTATGATAACGATGTGAGTATCGTATTAAGCCTCGATGGTGATAAGCATGTAAATGACAAATATAGAGTACTGAGAAGTGGTCTTGGCACTTTTGATTTGGTATTTCCGAAAATAAAGAAGGTGACAGAGCACAGAGCCGAATCTGGTGGATACTACGTAAGGGGCACCTATACACACAATACGCTTGAAATATCAAAAACCGTTATGGATCTACATAACTTTGGCTTTAAATATATTTCTCTTGAACCTGTCGTAACAAAAGAAGAAGATATTGGAATTAAAAAAGAGGATTTGCAAATTCTTAAAAAGGAGTATGAGCACCTTGCAATAGAATACGTAAATTCACAAAAAGAAAGCACTTGGAACTTCTTCCACTTTAATCTCGACTTAGAGGCAGGCCCATGTATTCAAAAGCGTATTCATGGATGTGGTGCAGGTGTTGAATATATTGCAGTATCACCCGATGGCTCAATATATCCATGTCATCAATTTGATGGCATAAAAGAAACAAAGTTGGGAGATGTATTTTCAGGCATTACAAACAAAGAATTGCAAGAAAAATTCAGAAAAGCAAATTTTCTCTTTAATAAAAAAGAATGTGCAACATGTTGGGCAAGGTTCTATTGCTCTGGCGGTTGCCTTGCAAATAACTATACTATGAACGGCGATATCTTCAAGCCTTATGAAATTGGCTGCGATATCCAAAAAATGCGCATTGAAGCAGCACTTTATGTTGCATACAAATTAAGAGAACTCGATATAGAAGTCCCAACAACACAACTTTCTGAAAAAAGAGATTCTGTAAGGTAATCTAAATTACGCCTTGTTAAATTCCTCTTTCAATTTCTTATAGGTTTCTTCAATTGTTTCGGGAATTACCCTTGTTTCCCCAAATACGGACATAAAATTTGTATCCCCACCCCATCGAGGGACTACATGGAAATGAAGATGCTCTTCGCCTGCACCTGCTGCACGGCCAATATTAACGCCAATATTAAAGCCTTCTGGGTGATAAACGTTTTCAAGCATCTTAACTGCAAGTCCTAAAAACTGCATGATTTCTTTTTGCTCATCTTCATTGAGTTCGTAAGGAAACTTAATGTGTCTTTTGGGACAAATCATCACATGCCCTGAATTATATGGATATCGATTGAGTATTATAATTGCAAAATTTCCCCTTTTCACAACAAGGCTCTCCTCATCATTTAAGGAATTTGCTGCAACACAAATAAAGCAATCCCTATCTTTTTTATGCGCATTTTGAATATATGTTTTTCGCCATGGCGCAAATAAGTTTCTCATGTTGCCCTATTATAACAAAAAGTACACTTGACTCAATATCTGTGGTTAGATAAAGTTATAAGAAAACTCCCATAATATAATGTTGGGAAAAATCATATAGGGATTTTCCTTTGACTCAGAACAATTTCGTATATAATTCAAATAGGTAATAATATAATAGTATCTCGTAGAATCTGCTAAAAAAGATTACAAAGGATTAAGAAAATTGCACAAGGCAACATATTTGTAGTGGATAATGAAATAAACTGATGAAACCTGTAATTAGATTAAGAGCAAAAAGTGTTAGGCTCAAAGGCAAATTTATTTTAAAATTTCTCTTAATAAATGCAATTGTAGGAATACTCACAGGAATTGCGGTATTCATATTCTATTCAGTGATTAAGGGAATAAACTTTTTTGTATTGGAAAAAGTCCTTTGCATTAAAGAGTTTCCAATTACATTAGATGTAAGACAAAAAATGCTTTTAATCACCGTTCTAACACTTGCAGGTTTGTTAAGCGGGTTTATACAACACAAACTCTTGAAAGATAAAGAATATTACGGCACAGAAAGGATTATTGATGCTATTTATACCGACTCTGAAATCACAGGCAAAGAGTTTGCAAGCGAATTTGCGATTTCATCAGTAATACTTGGAGCCGGTGGAAGTGCAGGTTACGAAGGGCCATCAGGAGGAATTGGTGGTGCAGTTGGATACTTCCTTGGAAACATTTTTAGAATAAGCACTCCTGCAAGAAAAATTCTTTTAGCCTCTTCCATTGGTGCAGGAATTGGTGCAATTTTTATGTCTCCTATAGGGGGTGGAATCTTAGGTGCAGAAATTATTCAAAAGAAATTATTAAATGCAAAGGTTTTGCCTTATTCATTAGTGTCTTCCATTGTAAGTTTTGAAGTATTTTCAAGGTTGGCAAAAATACATTCAAGGCTAATACCATTTGGAATAACCGAAAAATTTAGCATAAAACTACTCATTTTAGTAGTCTTGTTGGGAATTTTTATCGGAATCTTTGAAGTAGTATTTTTAAGAATTATAAGGCTTATGTTAAAAGGAAAAAAGTTGCTTAGAAAAACAATGATAATCAAGATTATCTATCCTGCAATTGGCCTTTTCATCGTAGGGATCATAATTTCATTCTTCCCAAAAACTTTGGGAGGGAGTTTGGAATGGATTAACTATATTAAAGACAATCCTTCAATACTCTCAAGTAAAGAACTTATATTTCTTCCATTCGTTAAAATGATTGCAAGCGCTATCACAGTAATTATAGGAAAAGGTGGTGGACTTTTTGTGCCGAGCATTTTTATTGGAGAGATTTCAAGTATTGCTTTTGGAAAACTTATTGCATACATATTCCCGAATCTTCTTACTCTAAATGAGATAGTATTTTTAGGAATAGTAGGTGCATTTGGATTAATTGGTGGAATTGGTAATATTCCTTTTGCAATGGCAGTTATTGGTGTTGAAACTACGGGAAATTTATCCCTAATTCCTTATATTTTGCTTGTCTCTCTAATTTCTATATTTATCGAAAGTGAGTCACTATATGTAACTCAAAGATAGATTTAATCCTCTGTAATGATTTCTCCGTGCCTTCTTCCATCGTTTTTAATGACTTGTCTTACATAATCAATAAATTTTCTTACTTCTTCAAGGTCTTCGTCATCTACATCTTGAATCTTTTTGTTCTTTCCTTTGAAACTTAGAAGTTTTAGCAAGGACAATCTCCGCAAAGCAGTATTCATATCAATTCTTCCATCAGCCCAATCGTCCCAAATTGCATGTGCGATCCCATAGAATTCAGAAATTGAATCAAGCCCGGGTTCGTTAAAATCTAATACCTCTTTTCCAAGATACTTATAACGCTCTTCTCGTTCATCTTGCGAAAGTGGTTTCGATTTCTCTTTTAGGTAATCGTTTTTTTTATAGCGTCTTCCTTTTTTTAAAAACTTTAACCTTTAAGTTTATTTTCGATACTTTGAAGCATTGATTTTATCTGTTGGATTTCTTTTTTGAGCGATTCGATATCTTGCCTCAATTCCTTGATATCTTCATCTTCATAATTACTTTCTTCAAACTCCTCCAAGTCCTCGTCATATTCCTCAAAATCTCCTTCGATAACATCATCAATAACATCGTCGACAGTTCCTTCTGCACCTACGACTACATCAATACCAGCATCATCAAAAGCAGACATCATGTGTTCTCCCATGTTTCCTGCAACAACCATTTCAACACCTTTTTCTTTAAGAAAATTTGCAACATCATCATGTGCATGAGCACCTGCAAAGGGATTGTTAATTGACTCAACATTCTTTACTTCATCGCCCTCAACCTCAACAATTACAAAGTAAGGAGCATGACCAAAGTGCTCCGAGATTAAACTTTCAAGGCCATTTGCCTCATCTGTTACAAATGCAATTTTCATCTACTTGCCTCCTTAATCATATTTATTAGTTTTTCTATTATTGACTTTGAAAATTGGAGTTTCTTTTCAAGGTCTTTAAGTTCCTCTATGCCTTTCTCTGTTATCGTATATACACGCTTTGCAGGACCGCTAACACTTATCTCCCACGAAGATGTTACAAGGCCTTCCATTTCAAACATTCTCATTATCTTATAAAAGGCACCCATCTCACTTGGGCCAAAGTCTTCTGCTAAATTCTTAAAAGTCTCAATAAATCCAGAGATAATATCATAACCATGCTTTGGACCGTTCAATTTTAGATACGACAAAATCCACGCTCTCAAGACTATATTCTGAGAAACACCAATGTCTGTAAAATTTGCACAACCTCTTCCACATTTTCGTTTCATATATTATTATATCATATAAGTAACAAAAATCATTTTCACTTGTAGGTAACTATGCTATAATTTTGATGATGATAATGAAAATACTAATATTGCTAGCAATTTTAGGGATTTTTAGTGGAATTTTTGCATTTTATAGAGGGAGGTTTCTTGAAAAAGTTGACTCCATTGATACACCATTAGTATCGGTTATAATTCCTGCAAGAAATGAAGAGAACAATCTCAAGAAGATACTTACAAGCCTTAAGAATTGCACTTATCCAAACCTTGAGGTTATTGTCGTAGATGATAATTCAACTGATAGAACCTTTGAGGTCGCACAATCCTTTGGAGCAAAAGTCGTGCGTATAATTGAGCGTGAGAATGGCTTTCTTGGAAAACCATACGCATGTCTTAAAGGCTTTAAAAATTCACAAGGAGATATCCTAATATTTGTTGATGCAGATGTAGAATTTGAATCTAATGCAATTAAAAGTATTGTTTCGGAAGTGTTAAGAACAAAAGGAGTTGTATCAGTGTGGCCAAAACATATTGTAAAAAAGCCTTACGAAAATCTATCAATGATTTTTGCCATCATATCTGCCATGGCATCAAAAAGCTTTACCATCATTGAAAACACAAAGCCAATCGGCATTTATGGTCCTTTGATTGCCGTATCAAGGGAAAATTATATCAAAGTAGGGACCCATTACGTTGTCAAAAATGAGGTTGTTGAAGATTTTAAACTTGGGCAGGCATTTTTAAAGGCAAATATACCTATCACGAATTTCCTTGGTTCCGACCTTGTCAAATTCAGGATGTATCCGGAAGGGTTTAATTCACTTTTCAAAGGTTGGTCAAAAAACTCCGCACTGGGAAGTGCAATTGTAGATTTTTCGATTGTTTTGCCGATTATGCTTTTCCTTTTCGGCTCTCTTATTCCACCTTTATACTATCGCATATACCCGTTTTTCTATCTTTACTTTGCATATGTATTTTTGATTTACATTTTTGCAAGAAGAGTTGGTGAATTTTCGGTAATTGCTTCAATATTTTATCCAGCAGTTGTTTTCTTCACCCTTTATGTTATTTCATATTCTTTTTATGCAACTTTCATAAGAGGCTTTGTAGAGTGGAAAGATGTAAAAATATTTACAAGAAGGTAGGTGAAATAAAGTGGAACAAATAAGATTGTTTGCGCTTTACTTCTTAATTGAATTTTTAGCAGGTTCTATCATGTTTTCCTACCTTATAGGTCTTATACTCCACAAAGACATAAGAAGATATGGAGATGGAAATCCTGGTGGGTTCAATTTGTGGCACGCAGCAGGACGTGTTGCAGGTATCATAGGAAGCCTCCTTGATTTTGCTAAAGGGGCATTGCCTTTGTATTTTATCGCTAAAAATAACATTTTCGGGAGTGTTCCATTGAGTATACTTGCCATTGCACCACTTTTGGGGCATATGTTTTCACCACTTCTAAAAGGAAGAGGTGGAAAAGGAGTTGCAACAACATTTGGGATTTGGGTTGCGTTAACGAACTTCCAAATCGCAATACTCTTTGCGATTGCTTTGATTTTATATCCTCTCGTATTTCACAAAGGTTATGAGGAATCGCCTGAATACAATGCTCTTAGGGTAGTAGGTTCATTCCTATTCATTGGCGTTTTTGTTTATATTTTATATCGAGAGTTTCTTCTTGCTTGGTTCTTGAATGCATTGCTTCTTATCTACTCCCATAGAAGAGAACTGAGCGATATCCCAATAAGACTTAAAGAAAGGTTTTTAGGGTAAATTATTTAGGCATACGACAACTTAAAGGTATACACCCCTAAAAGCAATTCCCTTTTACGGCTTATTCTTTGGACAGCACGTATGACAATCGCCGCACATAAAACATTCTTTGCAATCAATTTCATAATGGTCAACTTTCTCAATTGTTGCATTTGCAGGACAGTTTCTAACACAATTCTTGCATAAGATACAAGAATTTGAAATTTTACCGTTTACAAGATGTAATTTACTACCAATAAAGGCAACTACTCCAAGATAAGCACCAAATGGGCAAATATATCTGCACCATGGTCTGTAAATGAATACCGAAGAGATAAGCGTTAAAATAACTATTATAAGAGCAATCCCTGTAAGAGATATGCTGTATATGGATTTGAAAGGCTCAAATTTACATAGGATACCAACACCATTTACAATTGCAAAAGCAATAACTAAAATTAGCACCAAATATTTAATATATTTTAGCTTTCTATCCAAACTTGGACTTATTTTTAAAGCAATTTTCTTTTGAAAAAGAAATTCTTGCAATGCACCATGAGGACAAACCCAACCACAGAAAATCCTACCTTTAAAAAGAGTTATAGGCGTAATTATTCCAATCATAACAATTCCTAATATAAATACCTTTGAACCAACAGCACTTATGAATATCTTCTCTATATACCCCATAATACAAGGACATCCACCAAAATAAAATCCAAGCACCGCAACTGAGAACAAAAGCAATAAATACCGTAATTTAAACTTCTTGAGGATGTAAAGAAGAAGCGCAAGGAACAATAGCAATAGGTATAGGATATTTTGAGTAGTAAAAATATCTTGAAGCGTTATGTTTGAGGTGCTTGTATTCGAAGTCTTTTCTTGGGTGTTAACTTCGTTAGTATTTGTTTGAGAATTTGAGGGATTCTCTATGTGCTCTTCCGAAGAAGTTGTTTTAGAGTTATCTGTTTGTGTTTGAGAACTTGAAGTACTTTCAGAACTATTGGATGAAGAAACAGAGCTACTATTCGAGGAAGGAGTGCTCGAAGAAGTATTAGGGGTGACGGTGCTTGAGGAAGCATTATTCACATTTGTATTATTTGATGCTCCCGTGTTCGATGTTGCAGTCGTGTTTGAAGATGTCCCACTTGAAGACGAGTCCTGAGTTGAGGAAACCGTTGTAGTACTGTTCGTATCACTACCATTAACGACTTTTATTGTTGCAGTCCAAACCATTAACCCACCCTTAGGACAATCTCTTGTAACTTTAATAACCGCATCGGAAACTGTAGTAAATTTTACTTCGATAGTTTTTTTGTCAGGCGTGCCTGTGATCCACGGATACTCTTTTACAATTTCTCCCCCCACTACTTCAATTTTCGTCTCATCAAGGGGAAGAACGCAGGTTTTATGGGTTTTAGTTCTCAGTATATCAATTGAAATCGTCTCTTCAACTTCCACCTCAGTCTTTGAAGGAACGATACTCACGGTGCATCCAAAAATATTTGGAACATATAAAAATATAAGCAAAAGTACCGCAATTGCGGATATTAAAACCTTTTTCTTAATTTGTTTCATTACAACCTCCTAAAATTTAATGTTATTACTTGTTTTATAATATCTGGAAATTGTGAAGACAATTTGAATAATTTTTCACAATATGGCTTTTTAAAGACAAAAGTTTCTTTGCAAAAGAAAAAATGGGGCTATAATATTTTTATGGAGGTGCAATATGGCAGGCAATATGTATGAAGACCCAAAGGTAATTGGTGAAAGGGCAATGGATTTACATAGGGCAATTGCCTCACTCATGGAAGAACTTGAAGCAATTGACTATTATAACCAAAGAGTTGAGGCAACATCTGACCCAGAACTTAAGAAAATTCTCATCCACAACAGAGATGAAGAGAAAGAACATGCTGCAATGCTTATCGAGTATTTGAGACGAGTTGATCCTAAATTTGAGCACGAGTTGAAGGACTATCTCTTTACAACAAAAGACTTTGGAGAAATGGGTTAATAAAGTTATATGAAAGTTGGAATTACCTTTAACCTAAAAAGAAGCGAAACCGAGTTAGACGAGTTTGATAGACCTGTAACAATTGAGGCAATAAAGCGTGCACTTGAGGCAAGGGGGCACAAGGTTAAACTGTATGAAGCAACTTCCCCCTTGCTCTTTTATTCACTTACAATTGATAGGCCTCAGTTTGTCTTCAATATCGCAGAGGGAAAATACGGAGCATACAGGGAAGCATTTGTGCCAGCGCTTTTAGATGAACTTAGAATTCCGTATACTGGATCATCTGTCTTATCTTTGGCTATATCAATGGATAAAGTGATGACAAAAGAAGTACTTTTATACCATGGTATCCCGACGCCAAAGTTTAAGGTTTTAAAGGTAATCGATCCTATTGAAATTGGAGATCTTAACTATCCTGTTATAGTAAAACCAATTTTTGAAGGCTCAAGTATTGGCATTACTTCAAAATCGATTTGCGAAAACGATATTGAATTAAAAGAGGCCGCTGAAAAAGCTTTTAGGAAATTTAAACGACCTATCATGGTTGAGGAGTTCATAGGCGGAATGGAAGTAACAGTTGGGGTAATGGGAAATTTTCCCCCACAGGTTTTGCCACCCATGGAAATTGATTTCTCAACGCTCTCAAAAAGAGAATTGAAGGCATCCCCCTACATACAAACTTACAAGTTCAAAACTGATTATTCAGACAAAGCCAATTATTACCTACCTGCAAGGCTTCCAGTGGAAGTGCTTCAAAAGATAACGGAGATTGTAAAAAATGCCTTTATTGCCCTAAGAAATAGAGATGTTGCAAGGTTTGACCTACGTGTCGACAAGAATTACAATCCATACATTCTTGAGGTTAATCCCCTCCCGGGGCTTGATCCAGAGCACTCAGATTTGCCACGTATATACAAACTCATGGGAAAAACTTATGGAGACCTTATAAACGACATACTTCAAGTAGCAGTAGAAAGATACCGACTTGAAACAAAAATCTCCTACAACCACGAAGAGTAAGTCCTTGCAAAAAATTAAGAGTGATTTTTAGTAAATAGACAATTTTAATACAATACTATATATGGGAGTAAGAGAGTACTTTGTTGAAAGACTAAAAGAAGCACTTAAAGAGAAAGATTTGACTCAAAGCGAACTTGCAAGAAGAACGGGCATCTCCATCGCATACATATCGCAACTCATACAGGGAAAAAAGACACCAACGATAAAGGTTGTTGCAAAAATTGCTGAGGCACTTGATTTACCTCCTTCTTACTTCATAGAAAAGACGGATATAAAAATCCTCTTTCACCTTGATAAAGATCTCACCGAAGAGGATATAAGGGCAATTGAAGCGTTTGTTGACTATCTTAAAAAAAGGAAAAGTGGAAACAAAGAAACTAATTGAGACATTTCCAAAAGGAAATCCTGCAAGACAAATAGACATTTTCAAGGCAATTGATTACTACATTGGTTTGGAAAATGTTTATGAAATTGAAAGTAGTATAAATTTTACATTAATATCCGAAGAAAAAACTTGCATATTTATAAATAAAAATCTACCATTTAAGGTTAAGCACTTCATTTTGGCACATGAATTTGTAGAATATTTAATGCAAAAACAAAAACCTTTTGCAAACTTCCCATATTATATCTATAAAGGGAGGGACAAAAAATTCCAGTGGAAAGTAAATAAAATTGCATCTGAACTCTTAGTGCCAGAGGTAGTCTTAAAGAAAATAATAAGTGAAGCGCTCCTCTACACTGATAGGATAAAATCACCGCTTGTAAATGAACTCTCTAATTATTTCGAAGTTTCAATTAATGTTATTAAAATAAGACTTAAATCTTTCGGATACGAGGTGGTTTTATGAAGGTTGTTTTCATTACGGGTGGTGTAATTTCTTCCCTTGGAAAAGGACTTGTTGCATCCTCATTGGGAATGCTTCTTGAAAGTAGAGGATACAGTGTTAATATTGTAAAAATTGACCCATACTTACAGATAGACGCAGGAACAATGTCTCCATACGAACACGGTGAAGTATTTGTTACAGATGACGGCGGTGAAACAGATCTTGATGTGGGAAACTATGAGAGATTTTTAAATAAAAACCTTACAAAGGATAACAGCATCACAACAGGAAAAATCTACTATTCAGTGCTAACAAAAGAACGAGTTGGTTATTATCTGGGAAAGACGGTGCAAGTTATACCTCACATTACAAATGAGATCAAAGATAATCTCAAAAAACTTGGAGAGCAATATGATATTCTTATCGTTGAGATCGGAGGCACTGTTGGAGACATTGAATCACAACCTTTTTTGGAAGCAGCTCGACAAATGAAAATTGACTTAGGCAAGGAAAATGTTTCCTATATCCATGTTTCTCTTCTTCCATATCTTAGGACAACACAGGAAGTAAAAACAAAACCAACACAACACAGTGTTAAGGAACTTCGAAGCATTGGTATTCAGCCAGATTTACTTGTGGTAAGAAGTGAGGTGCCAATCCAAAGATCCATAAAAGAAAAATTGTCTCTTTTTACGGATGTAAAAGTTGAGAACGTCCTTGAAGCAGTTGATACTGATAACATCTATAAAATCCCAATTCTCCTTGAAAGTCAGGAGTTTTCTAAAAGAGTATTAGAGGTTTTAGGACTTCAGGAACGAAAATTAAATATTGATAAGTATCTTGATTTCTTGGAAAGAATGGAGCACCCCAAAAGAACTGTCAGAATTGGCATAATTGGAAAATATGTTGAACTAAAAGACGCATACAAAAGTCTCATCGAAGCGCTAAAGCATGGCGCAACAGAAAACAGGGCAAAACTTGAAATTATATGGATCAATTCAGAAACTCTTGAAAATGAAAATTATAAAAATGTTCTAAAAGAGGCAAATGTTGATGGTATCCTTGTTCCTGGAGGATTTGGCATAAGAGGTATTGAAGGGATGATAAATGCAATTCACTTTGCAAGAGTAAATAAGGTTCCATTTTTGGGAATTTGCCTTGGAATGCAACTTATGACGATTGAGTTTGCTCGGAATGTTTGCGGGCTTAAGAAAGCAAACTCAACAGAATTTGACCCAAAAACACCATATCCTGTAATTGACATCATGGAAAGTCAAAAGGATATCAAAGCACTTGGCGGCACAATGAGACTTGGCGCACAAAAGGCAATTCTTAAAGAAGGAAGCCTTGCGCACAAGATCTACGGGATAACTGAAATTTTAGAAAGGCACAGACACCGTTATGAAGTTAACAATGAATTTTTACCAATACTAACAAGCCACGGCTTTGTTGTATCGGGCACTTCGCCTAACGGTAAACTCGTTGAATTTGGAGAGATTATAGACCACCCGTTTTTTATTGGGACACAGGCACATCCTGAATTTAAATCGAGACCTTTAAACCCACATCCCTTATTTGTAAAATTTATCGAGGCTTCGATTACAAGCCATAGTACATCTTAAAAATTGTTTGAATTAAACTTTCAGGAAGAATTTTCTTTAAAATAACAAATAGTTTCTCAAAAAATGGGCCAACAACATACTTGTTCTGTGGATTTTTGCTTGTAATAATTTTATATATTAGTTCTGCAACAATTTTTGGATCGCTTCCTTCGGTTTCGTCCTTTTCCATTCGTGAAATTGCTTTAAAGAATTTTTCATAATATGGCGAATTCTCTTTGGTGTATTTTTCTCTTCTCCCTGTAAAGCCTGTTTTAAAATCGCCTGGTTCAACAACAACAACATGAATCCCAAACTGCTCAACTTCCATTCGGAGTGCCTGAGAAAATCCCTCAATTGCAAACTTAGAAGAAGAGTAAAATGCCTGATACGGGAGACCAATAAGCCCTGCAATGGAACTGAAATTGATAATTAAGCCTGAGTGCTTTTCTCTCATGTACGGTAATACCGCTTTTACAAGATTAACCGCACCTATGAAATTTACTTCTATTTGCCTTTTTATTGCTTCGATTGGTGTATCTTCAACTGCACCAGAAATACCAAAACCAGCAACATTTACAAGTGCATCAATATGCCCTTCAATTTGGACGATTTGTTTAACAACCTCTTTTGCCTTATCGAAGTCTGTTACGTCAAGCGTAAAAGTGCGATCTTGAATAGAATCTTTAAGTGTGCGTGATACACCATAGGCATGGATTCCCTTTGAATTGAGGTAATTGAATATCTCAAGTCCAAAACCAGATGAGGCACCAGTAACTAATATTATTTTATTCATTTTTCCTTATGCTCCTGCTTGCCCTTATGTTAACTCCCGTTCCAAGGGCATTCTCAAGAATTATATCATCCATCTTTACGGGTGCATCAACTTCTATTTTTCTTAGTTCGTCCATAAGCTTGAATATGAGATTTTTTGGAAATGGAGCATCTGTATAAACAGGTAGAAGCGGATGAACACCATTTTTAATTTTAACAGTTGTTGCAACCTTGCGCCTTGGGTCTTTGACTTCCTGCTTTGCAAAGTCAATTCCTATATTGCACTGATTTCCTTCAACCTTTTCGACTTCTCCATTTTCGATATACACTGTAAGAGAGCACCCAACAGGACAACCTAGACAGGTGAATTTCCTTGTTTCCATACTAACCTCCAAACCTTTCAACACTTACGATAAGTTCTTTTGTCTTTCTTACATCATCGTAAGCCTTTTGAGGAATGGTAAGTGTTACCATTTCGGCAGGTCTCACATAACGCTCAAGTTTTCTTGTAATAAGATTTTGTCCATCACTTACTTCTACCCAAACCTTCTCCTCTATTGGCT contains the following coding sequences:
- the scfB gene encoding thioether cross-link-forming SCIFF peptide maturase encodes the protein MFDESLVHLFPFNGEFFAVDVNSGSLLNLDEITYFYLKSLQETDSKEKAFNITKEKFGEVAFEIQEEVDELIRDGILFSKPPKYFESNLILKSMCLNVAHSCNFGCLYCFAKKGNYGGSDALMSFDVAKAAIDFLAKNSSGRVTLEVDFFGGEPLLNFEVVKKTIEYAKETYKNKKWRFTITTNGSILTDEIEKFLYDNDVSIVLSLDGDKHVNDKYRVLRSGLGTFDLVFPKIKKVTEHRAESGGYYVRGTYTHNTLEISKTVMDLHNFGFKYISLEPVVTKEEDIGIKKEDLQILKKEYEHLAIEYVNSQKESTWNFFHFNLDLEAGPCIQKRIHGCGAGVEYIAVSPDGSIYPCHQFDGIKETKLGDVFSGITNKELQEKFRKANFLFNKKECATCWARFYCSGGCLANNYTMNGDIFKPYEIGCDIQKMRIEAALYVAYKLRELDIEVPTTQLSEKRDSVR
- a CDS encoding HIT family protein, which codes for MRNLFAPWRKTYIQNAHKKDRDCFICVAANSLNDEESLVVKRGNFAIIILNRYPYNSGHVMICPKRHIKFPYELNEDEQKEIMQFLGLAVKMLENVYHPEGFNIGVNIGRAAGAGEEHLHFHVVPRWGGDTNFMSVFGETRVIPETIEETYKKLKEEFNKA
- a CDS encoding chloride channel protein, with product MKPVIRLRAKSVRLKGKFILKFLLINAIVGILTGIAVFIFYSVIKGINFFVLEKVLCIKEFPITLDVRQKMLLITVLTLAGLLSGFIQHKLLKDKEYYGTERIIDAIYTDSEITGKEFASEFAISSVILGAGGSAGYEGPSGGIGGAVGYFLGNIFRISTPARKILLASSIGAGIGAIFMSPIGGGILGAEIIQKKLLNAKVLPYSLVSSIVSFEVFSRLAKIHSRLIPFGITEKFSIKLLILVVLLGIFIGIFEVVFLRIIRLMLKGKKLLRKTMIIKIIYPAIGLFIVGIIISFFPKTLGGSLEWINYIKDNPSILSSKELIFLPFVKMIASAITVIIGKGGGLFVPSIFIGEISSIAFGKLIAYIFPNLLTLNEIVFLGIVGAFGLIGGIGNIPFAMAVIGVETTGNLSLIPYILLVSLISIFIESESLYVTQR
- a CDS encoding NifB/NifX family molybdenum-iron cluster-binding protein, with translation MKIAFVTDEANGLESLISEHFGHAPYFVIVEVEGDEVKNVESINNPFAGAHAHDDVANFLKEKGVEMVVAGNMGEHMMSAFDDAGIDVVVGAEGTVDDVIDDVIEGDFEEYDEDLEEFEESNYEDEDIKELRQDIESLKKEIQQIKSMLQSIENKLKG
- a CDS encoding PadR family transcriptional regulator, whose product is MKRKCGRGCANFTDIGVSQNIVLRAWILSYLKLNGPKHGYDIISGFIETFKNLAEDFGPSEMGAFYKIMRMFEMEGLVTSSWEISVSGPAKRVYTITEKGIEELKDLEKKLQFSKSIIEKLINMIKEASR
- a CDS encoding glycosyltransferase codes for the protein MKILILLAILGIFSGIFAFYRGRFLEKVDSIDTPLVSVIIPARNEENNLKKILTSLKNCTYPNLEVIVVDDNSTDRTFEVAQSFGAKVVRIIERENGFLGKPYACLKGFKNSQGDILIFVDADVEFESNAIKSIVSEVLRTKGVVSVWPKHIVKKPYENLSMIFAIISAMASKSFTIIENTKPIGIYGPLIAVSRENYIKVGTHYVVKNEVVEDFKLGQAFLKANIPITNFLGSDLVKFRMYPEGFNSLFKGWSKNSALGSAIVDFSIVLPIMLFLFGSLIPPLYYRIYPFFYLYFAYVFLIYIFARRVGEFSVIASIFYPAVVFFTLYVISYSFYATFIRGFVEWKDVKIFTRR
- a CDS encoding glycerol-3-phosphate acyltransferase produces the protein MEQIRLFALYFLIEFLAGSIMFSYLIGLILHKDIRRYGDGNPGGFNLWHAAGRVAGIIGSLLDFAKGALPLYFIAKNNIFGSVPLSILAIAPLLGHMFSPLLKGRGGKGVATTFGIWVALTNFQIAILFAIALILYPLVFHKGYEESPEYNALRVVGSFLFIGVFVYILYREFLLAWFLNALLLIYSHRRELSDIPIRLKERFLG
- a CDS encoding 4Fe-4S binding protein produces the protein MKQIKKKVLISAIAVLLLIFLYVPNIFGCTVSIVPSKTEVEVEETISIDILRTKTHKTCVLPLDETKIEVVGGEIVKEYPWITGTPDKKTIEVKFTTVSDAVIKVTRDCPKGGLMVWTATIKVVNGSDTNSTTTVSSTQDSSSSGTSSNTTATSNTGASNNTNVNNASSSTVTPNTSSSTPSSNSSSVSSSNSSESTSSSQTQTDNSKTTSSEEHIENPSNSQTNTNEVNTQEKTSNTSTSNITLQDIFTTQNILYLLLLFLALLLYILKKFKLRYLLLLFSVAVLGFYFGGCPCIMGYIEKIFISAVGSKVFILGIVMIGIITPITLFKGRIFCGWVCPHGALQEFLFQKKIALKISPSLDRKLKYIKYLVLILVIAFAIVNGVGILCKFEPFKSIYSISLTGIALIIVILTLISSVFIYRPWCRYICPFGAYLGVVAFIGSKLHLVNGKISNSCILCKNCVRNCPANATIEKVDHYEIDCKECFMCGDCHTCCPKNKP
- a CDS encoding ferritin family protein is translated as MAGNMYEDPKVIGERAMDLHRAIASLMEELEAIDYYNQRVEATSDPELKKILIHNRDEEKEHAAMLIEYLRRVDPKFEHELKDYLFTTKDFGEMG